The proteins below are encoded in one region of Pseudonocardia sp. DSM 110487:
- a CDS encoding multifunctional oxoglutarate decarboxylase/oxoglutarate dehydrogenase thiamine pyrophosphate-binding subunit/dihydrolipoyllysine-residue succinyltransferase subunit, whose amino-acid sequence MYQRFLDDPNTVDPAWHEFFADYRPTDAPPATAAADHADDSAGTGSVQQAAQRPGKPSPPSDAPSAPAPAPVAEPAEPSERTRAADRRALTPTNGSAITQKRTQPAGAKPPAGSTSQAARPATQGATDSGAGTTIPLRGAANAVVKNMNASLSVPTATSVRAVPAKLLADNRVVINNQLKRTRGGKVSFTHLIGYALVKALADFPTMNRHFAEHDGKPVVVQPDHVNLGLAIDLPGKDGQRSLVVVSIKGCETMNFAQFWSAYEAIVHKARAGALQAEDFAGTTLTLTNPGTLGTNHSVPRLMQGQGAIIGVGAMEYPAQFQGASAEKLAEIGVSKIITLTSTYDHRIIQGAESGDFLRRVHALLLGEDEFYDEIFRSVRVPYEPVRWVQDIPEGAIDKTARVIEVIDAHRTRGHLMADTDPLNYRQRRHPDLDILSHGLTLWDLDREFAVGGFAGKQHMKLRDVLGVLRDAYCRTIGTEYMHIADPEQRAWLQERIEVPHQKPNQAEQKYILSKLNAAEAFETFLQTKYVGQKRFSLEGGETVIPLLDAVLDKAAEQELDEVVIGMPHRGRLNVLANIVGKPISQIFREFEGNLDPGQAHGSGDVKYHLGAEGKYFRMFGDGETVVSLASNPSHLEAVDPVLEGIVRAKQDLLDKGEGGFTVLPLMLHGDAAFAGQGVVAETLNLAKLRGYRTGGTVHVVINNQVGFTTAPEHSRSSQYSTDVAKMIDAPVFHVNGDDPEACVWVAKLAVDYRERWHNDVVIDMICYRRRGHNEGDDPSMTQPAMYDIIDAKRSVRKIYTESLIGRGDITVEEAEHALKDFSNQLEHVFNEVRELEKTPPAPSPSVEKEQSVPIDLDTSVSLEVVHRIGDAHQELPEGFSVHQRVKPVLQRRYQMSREGNIDWAFGELLAFGALAMDGKLVRISGQDTRRGTFVQRHSVIIDRHNGAEYYPLRNLSQDQERFLPYDSALSEFAAVGFEYGYSVANPEAFVAWEAQFGDFVNGAQSVIDEFISSGEAKWGQMSDVVLLLPHGLEGQGPDHSSGRIERFLQLCAEGSMTVALPTEPANYFHLLRRHAMDGVRRPLVVFTPKWMLRAKQAVSPLTDFTGGRFRPVIDDPRYRGGDGPAADVHRVLLCSGKIYYELAAARDKRNVEGIALVRVEQLYPVPDRQLASVLDRYPNAEDVRWVQEEPANQGAWPFLGLELPEKLPRLVGIRRVSRRRMAAPAAGSSKVHEVEQTAILNEALAAE is encoded by the coding sequence ATGTACCAGCGTTTCCTCGACGACCCGAACACCGTCGACCCGGCATGGCACGAGTTCTTCGCGGACTACCGCCCCACCGACGCACCCCCGGCCACCGCTGCCGCCGACCACGCCGACGACTCGGCCGGCACCGGTTCCGTCCAGCAGGCCGCGCAGCGTCCCGGCAAGCCGTCCCCGCCGTCCGACGCGCCCAGCGCGCCCGCCCCCGCTCCCGTCGCCGAGCCGGCCGAGCCGAGCGAGCGCACGCGGGCCGCCGACCGCAGGGCACTCACCCCCACCAACGGCAGCGCGATCACGCAGAAGCGCACGCAGCCCGCCGGGGCCAAGCCACCCGCCGGCAGCACCTCGCAGGCGGCCCGCCCCGCCACGCAGGGTGCCACCGACTCCGGCGCCGGCACCACGATCCCGTTGCGCGGCGCCGCGAACGCCGTCGTCAAGAACATGAACGCCTCGCTGTCCGTGCCGACGGCCACGAGTGTGCGCGCGGTGCCTGCCAAGCTGCTGGCCGACAACCGCGTCGTCATCAACAACCAGCTCAAGCGCACCCGCGGCGGGAAGGTCTCCTTCACTCACCTCATCGGGTACGCGCTGGTCAAGGCGCTCGCCGACTTCCCGACGATGAACCGGCACTTCGCCGAGCACGACGGCAAGCCGGTCGTCGTGCAGCCCGACCACGTCAACCTCGGACTCGCGATCGACCTGCCCGGCAAGGACGGGCAGCGCTCGCTCGTCGTCGTCTCGATCAAGGGCTGCGAGACGATGAACTTCGCGCAGTTCTGGTCGGCCTACGAGGCCATCGTGCACAAGGCGCGCGCCGGTGCACTGCAGGCCGAGGACTTCGCGGGCACCACCCTCACGCTCACCAACCCGGGCACGCTGGGCACCAACCACTCCGTGCCGCGGCTGATGCAGGGCCAGGGCGCGATCATCGGCGTCGGCGCGATGGAGTACCCCGCCCAGTTCCAGGGCGCGAGCGCCGAGAAGCTGGCCGAGATCGGCGTCAGCAAGATCATCACGCTGACCTCCACCTACGACCACCGGATCATCCAGGGCGCCGAGTCCGGCGACTTCCTGCGCCGTGTCCACGCCCTGCTGCTGGGCGAGGACGAGTTCTACGACGAGATCTTCCGCTCGGTGCGGGTGCCGTACGAGCCCGTGCGCTGGGTGCAGGACATCCCAGAGGGGGCGATCGACAAGACCGCCCGCGTCATCGAGGTGATCGACGCGCACCGCACGCGCGGCCACCTCATGGCCGACACCGACCCGCTGAACTACCGCCAGCGCCGCCACCCCGACCTGGACATCCTGTCGCACGGGCTCACGCTGTGGGATCTCGACAGGGAGTTCGCCGTCGGCGGGTTCGCCGGCAAGCAGCACATGAAGCTGCGCGACGTGCTCGGCGTGCTGCGCGACGCGTACTGCCGCACCATCGGCACCGAGTACATGCACATCGCCGACCCCGAGCAGCGCGCGTGGCTGCAGGAGCGCATCGAGGTCCCGCACCAGAAGCCGAACCAGGCCGAGCAGAAGTACATCCTGTCGAAGCTCAACGCGGCCGAGGCGTTCGAGACGTTCCTGCAGACCAAGTACGTCGGGCAGAAGCGGTTCTCCCTCGAGGGCGGCGAGACCGTCATCCCGCTGCTCGACGCGGTGCTGGACAAGGCCGCGGAGCAAGAGCTCGACGAGGTCGTCATCGGCATGCCGCACCGCGGGCGGCTGAACGTGCTGGCCAACATCGTCGGCAAGCCGATCAGCCAGATCTTCCGCGAGTTCGAGGGCAACCTCGACCCGGGCCAGGCCCACGGCTCCGGCGACGTGAAGTACCACCTCGGCGCCGAGGGCAAGTACTTCCGGATGTTCGGCGACGGCGAGACGGTCGTGTCACTCGCGTCCAACCCGTCGCACCTGGAGGCCGTCGACCCGGTGCTCGAGGGCATCGTCCGCGCCAAGCAGGACCTCCTCGACAAGGGCGAGGGCGGGTTCACGGTGCTGCCGCTCATGCTGCACGGCGACGCCGCGTTCGCGGGCCAGGGCGTGGTCGCCGAGACGCTCAACCTCGCGAAGCTGCGCGGGTACCGCACCGGCGGCACCGTGCACGTGGTGATCAACAACCAGGTCGGGTTCACCACCGCGCCGGAGCACTCGCGCTCGTCGCAGTACTCCACCGACGTCGCGAAGATGATCGACGCTCCGGTCTTCCACGTGAACGGCGACGACCCCGAGGCCTGCGTCTGGGTGGCCAAGCTCGCGGTCGACTACCGCGAGCGCTGGCACAACGACGTCGTGATCGACATGATCTGCTACCGCCGCCGCGGCCACAACGAGGGCGACGACCCCTCGATGACCCAGCCGGCGATGTACGACATCATCGACGCGAAGCGCAGCGTTCGGAAGATCTACACGGAGTCGCTGATCGGCCGCGGGGACATCACCGTGGAGGAGGCGGAGCACGCGCTCAAGGACTTCTCCAACCAGCTCGAACACGTCTTCAACGAGGTCCGCGAGCTGGAGAAGACCCCGCCCGCGCCGAGCCCTTCCGTCGAGAAGGAACAGTCGGTCCCCATCGACCTCGACACGTCGGTCTCGCTGGAGGTCGTCCACCGCATCGGCGACGCGCACCAGGAGCTCCCCGAGGGCTTCTCGGTGCACCAGCGCGTCAAGCCGGTGCTGCAGCGCCGCTACCAGATGTCGCGCGAGGGCAACATCGACTGGGCGTTCGGTGAGCTGCTCGCCTTCGGCGCACTCGCCATGGACGGCAAGCTGGTGCGGATCTCCGGCCAGGACACCCGCCGCGGCACGTTCGTCCAACGCCACTCGGTGATCATCGACCGGCACAACGGGGCCGAGTACTACCCGCTGCGCAACCTGTCGCAGGACCAGGAGCGGTTCCTGCCCTACGACTCGGCCCTCTCGGAGTTCGCCGCCGTCGGCTTCGAGTACGGCTACTCGGTGGCCAACCCCGAGGCGTTCGTGGCGTGGGAGGCCCAGTTCGGCGACTTCGTCAACGGGGCACAGTCGGTCATCGACGAGTTCATCTCGTCCGGTGAGGCCAAGTGGGGCCAGATGTCCGACGTCGTGCTACTGCTGCCCCACGGCCTCGAGGGGCAGGGGCCCGACCACTCCTCCGGCCGCATCGAGCGGTTCCTGCAGCTGTGCGCGGAGGGCTCGATGACGGTGGCGCTGCCCACTGAGCCCGCCAACTACTTCCACCTGCTGCGCAGGCACGCGATGGACGGCGTGCGCCGCCCGCTCGTGGTGTTCACGCCGAAGTGGATGCTGCGGGCCAAGCAGGCCGTCAGCCCGCTCACCGACTTCACCGGCGGCCGGTTCCGCCCGGTCATCGACGACCCGCGCTACCGGGGCGGCGACGGGCCCGCGGCCGACGTGCACCGCGTGCTGCTGTGCAGCGGCAAGATCTACTACGAGCTGGCCGCCGCGCGGGACAAGCGGAACGTCGAGGGCATCGCACTCGTCCGCGTCGAGCAGCTGTACCCGGTGCCGGACCGCCAGCTCGCCTCCGTGCTCGACCGGTACCCGAACGCCGAGGACGTCCGCTGGGTGCAGGAGGAGCCTGCCAACCAGGGCGCATGGCCGTTCCTCGGGCTGGAGCTGCCCGAGAAGCTGCCGCGGCTGGTCGGCATCCGGCGCGTGTCGCGCCGGCGGATGGCGGCTCCGGCCGCCGGATCGTCGAAGGTGCACGAGGTCGAGCAGACGGCGATCCTCAACGAGGCGCTCGCGGCGGAGTAA
- a CDS encoding right-handed parallel beta-helix repeat-containing protein, with product MAERVINCRNNANIDSRLIAATLARSAEGDAIVFDGTCLVTETIPLLGNRSYQGRSRTGTVIQQADGANLPAIFASDSYLDNSPTTGRGVALRTMTIKANSATNPNAGDAVVLRSWQTFLEDVQISDAARHAIRLTNLSANGTPLTNTQVNGRIAENQINRSGGSGLFVEDTGNSVTDWQLEDNYIAGTGGDGIHLENAAGWMINGNHIYDVDGDNALYAHRLYGSSINDNYIEDFGTVGVVARVQGGAASTITGNRIFQNAGRGGTFLQVLGNYGNAKAAVNSNTIRGRGTGIGLDYQRGSATSLEVTSSGNLVSDVEVDRQVGEGVTINPGVLSLGQP from the coding sequence ATGGCGGAGCGGGTGATCAACTGCCGGAACAACGCGAACATCGACTCTCGGCTGATCGCCGCCACCCTGGCCCGCAGCGCCGAGGGCGACGCGATCGTGTTCGACGGCACCTGCCTGGTCACCGAGACCATCCCGCTGCTGGGCAACCGCTCCTACCAAGGGCGCTCCCGCACCGGAACCGTCATCCAGCAGGCCGACGGCGCCAACCTGCCGGCGATCTTCGCCAGCGACAGCTACCTCGACAACTCCCCGACCACCGGCCGCGGCGTCGCACTGCGCACCATGACGATCAAGGCCAACAGCGCAACCAACCCGAACGCGGGTGACGCCGTGGTGCTGCGCTCGTGGCAGACGTTCCTCGAGGACGTGCAGATCTCCGACGCGGCCCGCCACGCCATCCGGCTGACCAACCTGTCGGCCAACGGCACCCCGCTGACCAACACCCAGGTCAACGGGCGCATCGCGGAGAACCAGATCAACCGCTCCGGTGGCAGCGGCCTGTTCGTCGAGGACACCGGCAACTCCGTCACCGACTGGCAGCTCGAGGACAACTACATCGCCGGCACCGGCGGCGACGGCATCCACCTGGAGAACGCCGCGGGCTGGATGATCAACGGTAACCACATCTACGACGTCGACGGCGACAACGCCCTCTACGCCCACCGCCTGTACGGCTCCTCGATCAACGACAACTACATCGAGGACTTCGGCACGGTCGGCGTCGTCGCGCGGGTCCAGGGCGGGGCCGCGAGCACGATCACGGGCAACCGGATCTTCCAGAACGCCGGCCGCGGAGGCACCTTCCTGCAGGTGCTGGGCAACTACGGCAACGCCAAAGCCGCCGTCAACAGCAACACCATCCGCGGCCGCGGCACGGGCATCGGGCTTGACTACCAGCGCGGCAGCGCAACCAGCCTGGAAGTCACCTCCAGCGGCAACCTGGTGTCCGACGTCGAGGTCGACCGCCAGGTCGGGGAGGGTGTCACCATCAACCCGGGTGTGCTCTCGCTCGGTCAGCCCTGA
- a CDS encoding DUF6104 family protein codes for MYATDRGIEELVERRGDEQVSVEWLAERLRVFVDLNPSFEDAVERIASFLARDDADDLED; via the coding sequence GTGTACGCCACGGATCGGGGCATCGAGGAGCTCGTCGAGCGGCGCGGTGACGAGCAGGTCAGCGTGGAGTGGCTGGCCGAGCGGCTGCGCGTGTTCGTCGACCTCAACCCCAGCTTCGAGGATGCCGTCGAACGAATCGCGAGCTTCCTGGCCCGCGACGATGCCGACGACCTGGAGGACTGA
- a CDS encoding aconitate hydratase codes for MERSRAEEVDVAGTLAEKLIESHLVQGTAVPGEEVALRIDQTLTQDATGTLVMQELEALGLDRTRAEVSVQYVDHNLLQADERNAEDHAFLRSAARRYGLWFSKPGNGVSHPTHMQRFGVPGKTLAGSDSHTCAAGCLGMLAIGVGGLEVAMAIAGEPLHLRMPEIWGIRLTGALPAWVSAKDVILEMLRRHGVSGAVNRVLEYHGPGVAALSAMDRHVIANMGAELGATTTVFPADDAVREFLRAEGREHDLAEWAPEPDASYHHTDEIDLSTLEPLIARPSSPDNVVPVREVAGEPVGQVVIGSSANPGLRDFAVVAAMLEGRQTKDSVSVDVNPSSREIFEDLTRMGATFTLLAAGARLHQTGCLGCIGMGQAPAVGHNSLRTVPRNFPGRSGTREDRVWLCSPETAAAAALTGEIADPRDLAAELGLDPPILDLPAQAAVNTSMLVPPLPPEEAAREPLVRGPNISRLPDSEPLPDSLELPVLLRMGDNVSTDEISPAGARALPYRSNIPKLAEFTFNGVDESYPQRARDTGRHAVVAGDNYGQGSSREHAAITPRFLGLAVVIARSYARIHWQNLANFGVLALEFTDPADLDRIEPGHVVRLDGLRDALPVASELTVTNTSRGEKYVVRHRLSPRQVEAVLAGGRIPAASRARHQPSR; via the coding sequence GTGGAGCGATCGCGCGCGGAGGAGGTCGACGTGGCGGGCACGCTTGCCGAGAAGCTGATCGAGTCGCACCTGGTGCAGGGGACCGCCGTGCCCGGCGAGGAGGTCGCCCTGCGGATCGATCAGACGCTGACCCAGGACGCCACGGGCACCCTGGTCATGCAGGAACTGGAGGCGCTCGGGCTCGACCGGACCCGCGCCGAGGTCAGCGTGCAGTACGTGGACCACAACCTGCTGCAAGCCGACGAACGCAACGCCGAGGACCACGCGTTCCTGCGGTCGGCCGCGCGGCGGTACGGGCTGTGGTTCTCCAAACCGGGCAACGGGGTCTCGCACCCGACCCACATGCAGCGGTTCGGCGTGCCCGGCAAGACCCTGGCCGGTTCGGACTCGCACACCTGCGCCGCCGGATGCCTCGGCATGCTCGCCATCGGCGTCGGTGGGCTGGAAGTGGCCATGGCCATCGCCGGCGAGCCGCTCCACCTGCGGATGCCCGAGATCTGGGGGATCCGGCTGACCGGCGCGCTTCCGGCATGGGTCTCGGCGAAGGACGTGATCCTGGAGATGCTGCGCCGGCACGGGGTGTCGGGCGCGGTGAACCGGGTGCTGGAGTACCACGGTCCAGGGGTGGCGGCGCTCTCGGCGATGGACCGGCACGTGATCGCCAACATGGGCGCCGAGCTCGGGGCGACCACCACCGTGTTCCCCGCCGACGACGCCGTGCGGGAGTTCCTGCGCGCCGAGGGCCGCGAGCACGACCTCGCGGAGTGGGCGCCAGAACCGGACGCCAGCTACCACCACACCGACGAGATCGACCTGTCGACGCTCGAGCCGTTGATCGCCAGGCCGTCCTCTCCGGACAACGTCGTGCCGGTGCGGGAGGTCGCGGGTGAGCCGGTCGGCCAGGTGGTGATCGGCTCCTCGGCCAACCCGGGGCTGCGTGACTTCGCGGTGGTCGCGGCGATGCTCGAGGGACGCCAGACGAAGGACTCGGTCAGCGTCGATGTCAACCCGTCGTCTCGGGAGATCTTCGAGGACCTCACGCGGATGGGGGCGACCTTCACGCTCCTGGCCGCCGGAGCCCGCCTCCACCAGACGGGATGCCTGGGGTGCATCGGGATGGGACAGGCCCCCGCGGTGGGCCACAACTCGCTGCGCACGGTTCCCCGCAACTTCCCCGGCCGGTCGGGAACCCGCGAGGACCGGGTGTGGCTGTGCTCGCCGGAGACGGCGGCGGCGGCCGCGTTGACCGGTGAGATCGCCGATCCGCGTGACCTCGCCGCCGAGCTGGGGCTCGACCCGCCGATCCTCGACCTGCCGGCGCAGGCCGCCGTGAACACCTCGATGCTCGTCCCACCGCTTCCGCCGGAGGAGGCCGCGCGCGAGCCGTTGGTCCGCGGGCCCAACATCTCCCGGCTCCCCGACAGCGAGCCGTTGCCGGACTCGCTCGAGCTGCCCGTGCTGTTGCGCATGGGCGACAACGTCTCGACCGACGAGATCTCGCCCGCCGGTGCGCGCGCGTTGCCGTACCGCTCCAACATCCCGAAGCTGGCCGAGTTCACCTTCAACGGAGTGGACGAGAGCTACCCGCAGCGGGCCCGGGACACCGGACGGCACGCCGTGGTCGCCGGCGACAACTACGGTCAGGGGTCCTCCCGGGAGCACGCGGCTATCACGCCCCGCTTCCTCGGTCTCGCGGTCGTCATCGCGCGCTCCTACGCCCGGATCCATTGGCAGAACCTGGCGAACTTCGGCGTGCTGGCGCTGGAGTTCACCGATCCGGCCGATCTGGACCGGATCGAACCGGGGCACGTGGTCCGCCTCGACGGCCTGCGCGACGCACTACCGGTCGCCTCCGAACTCACCGTCACCAACACCAGCCGCGGCGAGAAGTACGTCGTGCGCCACCGGCTCTCCCCCCGGCAGGTGGAGGCGGTGCTCGCCGGAGGGCGCATCCCGGCCGCCTCGCGTGCGCGGCATCAGCCGAGCCGCTGA
- a CDS encoding phosphoribosyltransferase: MRELDAPLFADRRDAGARLAARLRGGQWSDPVVFGLARGGIPVALKVAEALDAPLDVAVARKIGAPGHPEFGVGAVTADGPARYDESTLAALGLTPDDLREVCERERAEAERRLQRYRTGRDPLPIAGRDVLLVDDGLATGVTARAALGRLRAAGPRRLVFAAPVCARDSQAALQAESDADDVVCLNAPARFGAVGLWYADFRQTSDEDVLAALREKAPT; encoded by the coding sequence GTGAGGGAACTCGACGCCCCGCTGTTCGCGGATCGCCGGGACGCGGGGGCTCGCCTGGCCGCCCGGTTGAGGGGCGGGCAGTGGTCGGACCCGGTGGTGTTCGGGCTCGCCCGCGGCGGGATACCGGTCGCGCTGAAGGTGGCGGAGGCCCTCGACGCACCGCTCGACGTTGCCGTTGCCCGTAAGATCGGCGCTCCCGGACACCCGGAGTTCGGAGTGGGCGCGGTGACCGCCGACGGCCCGGCCCGCTATGACGAATCGACCCTGGCGGCGCTGGGCCTCACCCCGGACGACCTGCGTGAGGTCTGCGAACGCGAACGGGCCGAGGCCGAGCGCCGGCTGCAGCGGTACCGCACGGGCCGCGACCCGCTGCCGATTGCCGGGCGCGACGTCCTGCTCGTCGACGACGGCCTGGCCACCGGCGTCACCGCGCGCGCCGCGCTCGGCCGACTCCGCGCGGCCGGCCCGCGCCGCCTCGTGTTCGCCGCACCCGTCTGCGCTCGCGACAGCCAGGCCGCGCTACAGGCCGAATCGGATGCCGACGACGTCGTGTGCCTCAACGCCCCGGCCCGGTTCGGCGCGGTCGGGCTCTGGTACGCCGACTTCCGGCAGACCTCCGACGAGGACGTTCTCGCCGCGCTCCGGGAGAAGGCGCCGACATGA
- a CDS encoding universal stress protein, producing the protein MADPENGGPRRFPGSPVRPGDPVNDMHPEGAGRGPRRVVVGIDGSTESRAALHWAVGYAQQADAEVHAVAVWHQPLQFGANAMSRVPDQQFEDEARAWLAEAMPSGTNASSVKVETHVRRGDPATVLLDHALRADLLAVGNRGRSGLAGAMVGSVALRVAHHARCPVVLIPTPPDIDEQPPR; encoded by the coding sequence ATGGCTGATCCGGAGAACGGGGGCCCGCGGCGGTTCCCGGGGTCCCCGGTGCGTCCCGGGGACCCGGTCAACGACATGCACCCGGAAGGTGCGGGGCGTGGGCCGCGGCGCGTGGTGGTCGGGATCGACGGTTCTACCGAGTCCCGCGCGGCCCTGCACTGGGCGGTCGGCTACGCGCAGCAGGCGGATGCCGAGGTGCACGCCGTCGCGGTCTGGCACCAGCCGCTCCAGTTCGGGGCCAACGCGATGTCGCGAGTTCCCGACCAGCAGTTCGAGGACGAGGCACGCGCCTGGCTCGCCGAGGCGATGCCCTCCGGCACGAACGCATCCTCCGTCAAGGTGGAGACCCACGTTCGTCGAGGGGATCCGGCCACGGTGCTGCTCGACCACGCGTTGCGCGCCGACCTGCTGGCCGTGGGGAACCGCGGACGCAGCGGGTTGGCCGGCGCGATGGTCGGTTCGGTCGCCCTGCGGGTCGCACACCACGCGCGCTGCCCGGTCGTCCTGATCCCGACGCCACCGGACATCGATGAGCAACCGCCACGATGA
- a CDS encoding MarR family winged helix-turn-helix transcriptional regulator, with translation MEGRAATEAQEFLAFMQAVGALHRSLLAVGDAVAATAGQSRARSTCLQQLADGPLTVADVADRLGLARQGVQRMADLLVADGLARYADNPRHRRAKLLTLTDAGERALAAMDAAHRSWVADTAPSLAPLRLPELTDRLSAVRGAVDDARDP, from the coding sequence ATGGAGGGCCGGGCGGCGACCGAGGCGCAGGAGTTCCTCGCCTTCATGCAAGCGGTGGGCGCGCTGCACCGGTCATTGCTCGCCGTCGGCGACGCGGTCGCCGCCACGGCGGGTCAGAGCCGAGCGCGCAGCACCTGTTTGCAACAGCTCGCCGACGGCCCACTGACCGTGGCGGATGTCGCCGATCGGCTCGGCCTCGCTCGGCAGGGCGTGCAGCGGATGGCCGACCTGCTCGTCGCCGACGGGCTGGCCAGGTACGCCGACAACCCACGGCACCGGCGCGCCAAGCTGCTGACCCTGACCGACGCGGGCGAGCGGGCGCTCGCCGCGATGGACGCCGCGCACCGCAGCTGGGTCGCCGACACCGCGCCGAGCCTCGCGCCGCTCCGCCTGCCCGAGCTCACCGATCGACTCTCGGCCGTCCGCGGGGCCGTCGACGATGCCCGGGATCCGTGA
- a CDS encoding PASTA domain-containing protein, with protein sequence MVPELVGLPVRVAQDVALDARLLAVDQAPSRTAAGVVTAQNPPPGGYLRPGSRVRIWATTEPDDGDGNGGRGGLRLPTGPITVTPSGCK encoded by the coding sequence GTGGTCCCCGAGCTGGTGGGGCTACCGGTCAGGGTTGCACAGGACGTGGCGCTCGATGCCCGGCTGTTGGCGGTCGACCAGGCGCCGTCGCGAACGGCCGCCGGCGTCGTTACCGCGCAGAATCCGCCGCCGGGCGGTTATCTGCGGCCGGGCAGCCGGGTGAGAATCTGGGCGACGACGGAACCCGACGACGGCGATGGCAACGGCGGCAGGGGCGGATTGCGGCTGCCGACCGGGCCGATCACGGTGACCCCGTCCGGCTGCAAGTGA
- a CDS encoding LLM class F420-dependent oxidoreductase yields the protein MLLSTQLQYGDDPVRNAEAAVAMEQAGLDVVWVAEAYSFDAVSLMGYLAARTERVQIGAGILPIYSRTPTLTAMSAAGVDALSEGRAILGLGASGPQVIEGFHGVPYDKPIARTRETIEICRKVWRRERLTNEGLYPIPLPEGQGTGLGKPLKLINHPRRADIPIWVAALGDKNVEMTAELANGWLPHLLMPEKLREVFGPALDAGLAKRAPELGPLQITGGGILAIEEEMFEPARQLARAMYALYVGGMGARGRNFYNTVFARQGYGDAARLVQDLYLDGRKDEAAAALPDDFIDKVTLIGPPSYVKERIAALREAGVTHLHVNPVTTDAPKLLSQVKEWIA from the coding sequence ATGCTGCTCTCGACCCAGCTCCAGTACGGCGACGACCCCGTCCGCAACGCCGAGGCGGCCGTCGCGATGGAGCAGGCGGGCCTCGACGTCGTGTGGGTCGCGGAGGCCTACAGCTTCGATGCCGTGTCCCTGATGGGTTACCTCGCCGCGCGCACCGAGCGCGTGCAGATCGGCGCGGGGATCCTGCCGATCTACAGCCGGACGCCCACGCTCACCGCGATGTCCGCCGCGGGCGTCGACGCACTGTCGGAGGGCCGCGCGATCCTCGGGCTCGGCGCGTCCGGGCCACAGGTGATCGAGGGCTTCCACGGCGTGCCCTACGACAAGCCGATCGCGCGCACCCGCGAGACCATCGAGATCTGCCGGAAGGTCTGGCGGCGGGAGCGGCTCACCAACGAGGGGCTTTACCCGATCCCGCTGCCGGAGGGCCAGGGCACGGGTCTCGGCAAGCCGCTGAAGCTCATCAACCACCCGCGCCGGGCGGACATCCCGATCTGGGTCGCCGCGCTGGGCGACAAGAACGTCGAGATGACGGCCGAGCTCGCGAACGGGTGGCTCCCGCACCTGCTGATGCCGGAGAAGCTCCGGGAGGTCTTCGGGCCCGCCCTCGACGCCGGTCTCGCGAAGCGCGCGCCGGAGCTCGGCCCGTTGCAGATCACCGGTGGCGGGATCCTCGCGATCGAGGAGGAGATGTTCGAGCCCGCCCGCCAGCTGGCCCGCGCGATGTACGCCCTGTACGTCGGCGGGATGGGAGCGCGGGGGCGCAACTTCTACAACACCGTCTTCGCCCGCCAGGGCTACGGCGACGCGGCACGGCTGGTGCAGGACCTCTACCTCGACGGGCGCAAGGACGAGGCCGCCGCCGCGCTCCCCGACGACTTCATCGACAAGGTCACGCTGATCGGCCCGCCGTCGTACGTGAAGGAGCGGATCGCGGCGCTGCGCGAAGCGGGCGTCACCCACCTGCACGTCAACCCGGTGACGACGGACGCGCCAAAGCTCCTCAGCCAGGTGAAGGAGTGGATCGCCTAG
- a CDS encoding nuclear transport factor 2 family protein codes for MALTAHDIMAIHQLLALHGHLVDDRELHRLDELFTPDAVYDVTAMGQGVVRGIEEFRALSESFADDARNPIGHHVTNIVVTEGAGSGATVRSKGIGVLRDGRTGSVIYDDRVTRTPAGWRITARQVLPSRGQ; via the coding sequence ATGGCTCTGACCGCGCACGACATCATGGCGATCCACCAGCTCCTCGCCCTGCACGGGCACCTCGTCGACGACCGCGAGCTGCACCGTCTCGACGAGCTGTTCACCCCGGACGCCGTATACGACGTGACGGCGATGGGGCAGGGCGTCGTGCGCGGCATCGAGGAGTTCCGCGCGTTGTCGGAGTCGTTCGCCGACGACGCGCGGAACCCGATCGGCCACCACGTGACCAACATCGTGGTCACCGAGGGCGCCGGCAGTGGCGCCACCGTCCGGTCGAAGGGCATCGGCGTCCTGCGCGACGGCCGCACGGGAAGCGTGATCTACGACGACCGCGTCACCCGCACACCGGCCGGCTGGCGGATCACCGCCCGGCAGGTGCTGCCGAGCCGCGGACAGTGA